A genomic window from Leptospira broomii serovar Hurstbridge str. 5399 includes:
- the glnA gene encoding type I glutamate--ammonia ligase: MAKNAAEVIAYAKANNILFYDFRFTDIKGAWHHVSYHVDSVGEDTLKGLPFDGSSIPAWQPIDKSDMQLIPDPTSIFLDPFTADATLVVICDVWDIYKNQAYEKCPRSIAKNAVKYLQSSGIGDTVYFGPENEFFIFDGLKVRDAINIQYYELESSEGIWNSHTDMPGSINTGHRPGTKGGYFPVAPVDSQVDLRADIVKTLHKIGMETFVVHHEVAQAQGEIGVKFGTLIEAADNVQKLKYVVKNVAHKWGKTATFMPKPLYGDNGNGMHCHQSIWKGGKNLFAGNGYQGLSEIALHYTGGVLKHGKTVAAFTNASTNSYKRLLPGFEAPAILAYSAQNRSACARIPFVSGEKAKRVEFRFPDSSANPYLAFSAMLMAGLDGIQNKIDPGPPREEDLFELTLDEIREKGIQQMPHTLREAIEHMLAGKEIFKKGSVFTEEFIQTYKAYKFETEIWPWEGRPHPFEFLTTYSC; this comes from the coding sequence ATGGCTAAAAACGCCGCAGAGGTGATCGCTTACGCTAAAGCGAATAACATTCTTTTTTACGACTTCCGGTTCACGGACATTAAGGGTGCCTGGCATCATGTATCCTACCACGTTGATTCAGTGGGAGAAGATACTCTAAAAGGGCTTCCGTTTGATGGTAGCTCAATTCCCGCATGGCAACCGATTGACAAATCGGATATGCAATTGATTCCGGATCCAACTTCGATCTTCCTCGATCCATTTACGGCAGATGCTACCTTGGTAGTGATTTGCGATGTATGGGATATTTATAAAAACCAAGCTTACGAAAAATGCCCTCGTTCCATTGCTAAGAATGCGGTCAAATATCTGCAATCGAGCGGAATCGGCGACACCGTTTATTTCGGACCGGAAAACGAATTTTTCATTTTTGACGGATTGAAAGTTCGCGATGCCATCAATATTCAATATTATGAATTAGAGTCATCGGAAGGTATCTGGAATTCTCATACCGATATGCCCGGTTCAATCAACACCGGTCACCGCCCTGGAACGAAAGGCGGTTATTTTCCCGTTGCCCCGGTCGATTCTCAAGTAGATCTTCGTGCAGACATCGTTAAAACTCTGCATAAAATCGGAATGGAAACTTTCGTGGTCCACCACGAGGTCGCGCAAGCACAAGGAGAAATCGGAGTTAAATTCGGAACCCTGATTGAAGCTGCGGATAACGTTCAAAAGTTGAAATACGTCGTGAAAAACGTGGCTCACAAATGGGGAAAGACCGCTACCTTTATGCCGAAACCTCTTTACGGAGATAACGGGAACGGTATGCACTGCCATCAATCCATTTGGAAAGGCGGTAAGAACCTATTCGCAGGTAACGGTTATCAAGGACTCAGCGAAATCGCTCTACATTACACCGGCGGAGTATTGAAGCACGGAAAGACAGTCGCTGCTTTTACGAATGCTTCTACCAATTCCTATAAGCGCTTATTACCAGGTTTCGAAGCGCCGGCGATTTTGGCATATTCAGCTCAAAACCGTTCGGCTTGCGCACGTATCCCTTTCGTGAGCGGCGAAAAAGCCAAACGCGTAGAGTTCCGTTTCCCGGATTCTTCCGCAAATCCTTACCTAGCATTCTCCGCAATGTTGATGGCGGGTTTGGACGGAATTCAGAACAAGATCGATCCGGGGCCGCCTCGGGAAGAGGACTTGTTTGAATTGACTCTCGATGAAATTCGCGAGAAGGGAATTCAGCAAATGCCTCATACGTTAAGAGAAGCGATCGAGCATATGCTAGCCGGAAAGGAAATTTTCAAAAAAGGAAGCGTCTTTACCGAAGAATTCATTCAGACGTACAAGGCTTACAAATTTGAAACCGAGATTTGGCCTTGGGAAGGGCGTCCGCATCCGTTCGAGTTCCTAACTACGTATTCTTGCTAA
- a CDS encoding protein-disulfide reductase DsbD family protein, whose product MQRPSIIKNLGFRQVNVIAAILVILAPLQLWAEGSISSNAVQSLNRWIESGIGGSSFSVFSAVFLVAGGLFASLLPCVYPLYPITVGIIQSRGQSTESKILHPLLYYIGLSFMYLCFGILAGLTGGAFNTILRFPVTNLILSILIFLLALASINLLHLPGRYSNNVKGYQGWKGTFLLGMGAGFLSSPCVGPVVVAILIQVTAGVGSVSISSLALASVKMTLFGMGLGLPFLMIGVFGLHLPKSGKWLKWIQISLGLLVFYFAWLYYIKAMNLWGIQNHISASILIAGIGIFLTGYFYQNKNLHKIERTKKALLLTGLVACIALFIRLVGWGTASDIYKENLIEQHGNLGWHRTSQVAFEVAKSEARPVFVDFYADWCTNCKEFEELTLSDPELNKALNHAVLLKIKDDDKDFQNFEQDLRFPELKIGLPFFVIFSPDGRVLFKTNNYLNTSDMIRTIYGESVQAKIENYNTN is encoded by the coding sequence ATGCAAAGACCTTCGATAATAAAAAACCTCGGCTTCCGCCAAGTCAACGTAATCGCCGCTATCCTGGTCATTCTTGCCCCGTTGCAACTTTGGGCGGAGGGTTCTATTTCGTCGAATGCGGTGCAGTCACTAAATCGATGGATAGAGAGCGGAATTGGCGGTAGTTCTTTCTCGGTCTTTAGCGCCGTATTCCTAGTCGCGGGCGGATTATTTGCGAGCTTACTCCCTTGCGTTTACCCTCTCTATCCTATCACTGTCGGAATTATCCAGAGCCGGGGGCAATCTACGGAGAGCAAAATTCTACATCCGCTTCTGTACTATATAGGCCTTTCCTTTATGTATCTTTGCTTCGGAATTCTTGCCGGCTTGACCGGCGGGGCTTTCAATACGATTCTTCGTTTTCCCGTAACCAATCTAATTTTATCGATTTTAATTTTTCTCTTGGCCCTTGCTTCGATTAATCTACTTCATTTACCGGGGCGTTATTCGAATAACGTGAAAGGCTACCAAGGTTGGAAAGGAACTTTTCTCTTGGGAATGGGCGCCGGCTTTTTATCATCGCCCTGTGTCGGACCTGTGGTTGTTGCGATACTAATCCAAGTGACAGCCGGAGTCGGTTCCGTTTCAATTTCCTCCCTTGCGTTAGCTTCCGTTAAGATGACTCTCTTCGGCATGGGTTTGGGGCTTCCATTTCTGATGATAGGCGTTTTTGGTCTGCATCTTCCAAAATCGGGGAAATGGTTAAAGTGGATTCAAATTTCGCTCGGGCTTTTAGTTTTTTATTTCGCGTGGCTATATTATATAAAAGCGATGAACCTCTGGGGGATTCAGAATCATATTAGCGCCTCGATATTAATCGCCGGAATAGGAATTTTTCTAACCGGTTATTTTTATCAAAATAAAAATCTTCATAAGATCGAACGAACTAAAAAAGCGTTACTGTTAACCGGTTTAGTCGCGTGCATCGCATTATTTATACGATTGGTCGGCTGGGGAACTGCATCCGATATTTATAAGGAAAATCTTATCGAGCAACACGGGAATTTAGGCTGGCATCGAACTTCCCAAGTCGCTTTTGAAGTAGCAAAATCGGAAGCGCGTCCAGTCTTCGTGGATTTTTATGCCGATTGGTGCACGAATTGCAAAGAGTTCGAAGAGCTAACGCTTTCGGATCCCGAATTGAATAAAGCTTTGAATCACGCGGTCCTTTTAAAAATAAAAGATGATGATAAAGACTTTCAAAATTTCGAACAAGATCTTAGATTTCCCGAATTGAAAATCGGTCTGCCTTTCTTCGTAATTTTCTCGCCGGACGGTCGGGTCCTATTTAAAACGAATAATTATCTTAATACTTCGGATATGATTCGAACAATTTACGGAGAGTCCGTTCAAGCCAAAATCGAAAATTACAATACCAACTAA
- a CDS encoding prolipoprotein diacylglyceryl transferase: MFEVIPVPKWLMNFVQEYISRDWHGLSTFSLLVVMAFLAASYLLPKELERKGLEPEHADWLLILGVIGTLVGAKIFFIFEIWDQVFVDTPGFDGKYLYPLTHYNGFPGRPGLWSSLFSGSGLVFYGGFLFGILFVTLYILRHGLDVKSYLDASVPSMALGYAIGRLGCFVSGDGCYGFATDVRIPLLVFNYDGAHPSGVPVWNTPIIESVVSLGFFAYFQGWARFQNFRKFSIGAQYLILHGLARLGVEFLRVNKAVIPFIDPPKLVNIPTADGNPEFLTGYYWHGFSQSQYVSIALILVGIYFIVKWRLWEKETPQAST, from the coding sequence ATGTTCGAAGTTATCCCCGTTCCAAAATGGCTCATGAACTTTGTTCAAGAGTATATAAGCAGAGACTGGCATGGATTGTCCACGTTCAGTCTTTTAGTCGTAATGGCCTTTTTAGCGGCTTCCTATCTTTTACCTAAAGAATTAGAACGTAAAGGATTAGAACCGGAGCATGCCGATTGGCTTTTAATCCTTGGCGTTATCGGTACTCTGGTAGGAGCAAAAATCTTCTTTATTTTTGAAATTTGGGATCAGGTATTCGTGGATACCCCCGGTTTTGACGGTAAGTATCTTTACCCCTTAACCCATTATAATGGCTTTCCCGGACGTCCCGGGCTTTGGAGCAGTCTTTTCTCCGGAAGCGGGCTTGTCTTTTACGGAGGATTTTTATTCGGAATTCTCTTCGTGACTCTTTATATTCTCAGACACGGTTTGGATGTTAAATCCTATCTAGACGCCTCGGTTCCGAGCATGGCATTAGGCTACGCAATTGGTCGCTTGGGATGTTTTGTATCCGGCGACGGTTGCTATGGATTTGCGACCGATGTCCGAATTCCACTGCTCGTTTTCAATTACGACGGAGCTCATCCTTCCGGAGTACCTGTCTGGAATACTCCGATCATAGAATCCGTCGTATCGTTAGGTTTTTTTGCTTACTTCCAAGGTTGGGCGAGATTTCAAAACTTCCGTAAATTCAGTATTGGCGCACAGTATTTAATTCTTCATGGACTGGCAAGATTAGGGGTGGAATTTCTTAGAGTAAATAAAGCGGTAATTCCTTTCATCGATCCGCCGAAATTGGTGAATATTCCGACAGCGGACGGAAATCCTGAATTTCTAACCGGATATTATTGGCATGGTTTTTCTCAATCCCAATACGTGTCTATCGCGCTCATTCTCGTCGGAATTTACTTCATTGTTAAATGGCGACTCTGGGAAAAAGAAACTCCTCAAGCATCGACGTAA
- a CDS encoding M23 family metallopeptidase, translating to MNTEAKFEDQPSYRERLKISYLRACSSWARIREKGSRKISFLLVPHDHEAVFNLEVSVFMAIFLAALSVALFLLAAAFVIYMNFFFEPDRELIRKTDNNVGLFLYYDSLLQDAKKEISGLERKTEQLNLVAWDEVPWKRILTFDYVPEFSLKKDVPESSTNMDLYQDTVEGFAERNIELFKIKHAFQNAFDYLEERESILYSMPRGRPLKPGVGFVTSTFGGRVDPFGLVQLGEFHSGIDFAAGEGTPIYATAPGIIADNGQSAGGLGRSIRINHLNGFYTVYGHCSQVLVEKDQVVNRGDLIGLVGSTGKATGPHVHYEVHIGYDPPMDPAEFVNME from the coding sequence ATGAACACAGAGGCAAAGTTCGAAGACCAACCGAGTTACCGTGAACGATTGAAAATATCCTATCTTCGCGCATGCTCAAGTTGGGCTCGAATCCGGGAAAAAGGTTCCAGAAAAATTTCTTTTCTCTTAGTTCCTCACGATCACGAAGCTGTTTTCAATTTGGAAGTGAGCGTCTTTATGGCGATCTTCTTAGCCGCTCTTAGTGTCGCACTCTTCCTTCTCGCTGCAGCATTTGTCATTTATATGAACTTCTTTTTCGAGCCGGACCGGGAGCTGATTAGAAAAACCGATAATAATGTAGGCTTATTTTTATACTATGATTCTCTTTTGCAGGATGCAAAGAAAGAAATTTCCGGACTTGAACGTAAAACCGAGCAATTGAATTTAGTGGCTTGGGACGAAGTTCCCTGGAAGAGAATACTGACCTTTGACTATGTTCCTGAATTCAGTTTAAAAAAAGACGTACCGGAATCTTCGACTAACATGGATTTGTATCAGGACACCGTCGAAGGTTTTGCAGAGCGCAATATCGAACTCTTTAAAATTAAACATGCATTTCAAAATGCCTTTGATTATTTGGAAGAAAGGGAGTCTATCTTGTATTCTATGCCGAGAGGGCGCCCTCTAAAACCCGGAGTCGGCTTTGTGACTTCCACTTTCGGCGGTCGCGTGGATCCTTTCGGACTCGTGCAATTAGGAGAGTTCCATTCAGGAATCGACTTTGCTGCTGGAGAAGGAACTCCGATTTATGCGACCGCTCCCGGAATCATCGCGGATAATGGACAGTCTGCGGGCGGCCTTGGAAGAAGTATTAGAATCAATCACTTAAACGGTTTTTATACCGTGTATGGACATTGCTCTCAGGTTCTCGTCGAGAAAGACCAGGTCGTAAATCGAGGGGATCTGATCGGTCTCGTAGGTTCCACCGGTAAGGCAACGGGACCTCACGTTCATTACGAAGTTCATATCGGATACGATCCTCCTATGGATCCTGCCGAGTTCGTGAACATGGAATAA
- the pcnB gene encoding polynucleotide adenylyltransferase PcnB, with amino-acid sequence MKFLSNLFKKKIGSVEDILIYPDGKRFYRDAHPIRKNMIDEDAVKIIHRLHKFGYKAYIVGGGVRDLLLERKPKDFDVVTNATPNQIKKIFNNCRIIGRRFKIVHILFRGKVIEVSTFRSLPEHRFGKHVEEQDYLIKRDNKFGTPQEDAARRDFTINALYYDIRNDSIVDYVGGFDDIRNRQLRVIGNPEISFREDPVRMLRAVKFAVLLGLKIDRGTSKSIKKNTSELEKASTSRMLEEYNKIFRTWKTSLIFQGMAQNHLLDVLFKEAFEKERKKNVDFGDKFLQTRIGKRLMIADKLLSEREELTPQIFYALLFSDIVQDAVSKKGGHLVASLKTALEPIFQRLGTPKKDKERLIKVFASQERFYHTEDEKASQNNFFRKKDFFYDAFYVFKINAIADNNDKALQCAFFWEISVRKRPVPPSGKREGRPSRSNHRREGANFKGRGGRPDRDRNRRSAVDAEEENSDQPVDRPGRGNSSDSDFDEE; translated from the coding sequence ATGAAATTCCTGTCCAATCTATTCAAGAAAAAAATAGGATCCGTCGAAGACATTCTAATTTACCCGGATGGAAAGCGATTCTACCGGGATGCTCACCCGATTCGGAAGAATATGATTGATGAGGACGCCGTCAAGATTATTCACCGACTTCATAAATTCGGATACAAGGCCTATATAGTCGGCGGGGGAGTTCGCGATCTCCTTCTCGAACGCAAGCCGAAAGATTTTGACGTCGTAACTAACGCGACACCGAATCAAATTAAGAAAATCTTTAATAACTGTAGAATCATCGGGCGTCGATTTAAGATCGTTCATATTTTGTTTCGGGGAAAAGTAATCGAAGTAAGTACCTTTCGGTCTCTTCCCGAACATCGCTTCGGTAAGCACGTTGAAGAACAGGATTATCTGATCAAACGGGATAATAAATTCGGAACTCCGCAAGAAGACGCCGCTCGTCGCGATTTTACGATCAACGCGTTATACTACGATATTCGAAACGATTCCATTGTCGACTATGTCGGCGGGTTCGACGACATCCGGAATAGACAGCTAAGGGTGATCGGGAATCCCGAAATTTCTTTCCGTGAGGACCCGGTTCGTATGTTGCGGGCGGTAAAATTTGCCGTGCTACTCGGTCTTAAGATAGATAGAGGTACTTCCAAATCTATTAAGAAAAATACTTCCGAGCTGGAGAAGGCATCCACTTCGCGGATGCTGGAAGAGTATAATAAAATCTTCCGGACTTGGAAGACATCTTTGATTTTTCAAGGGATGGCACAAAATCATCTTTTGGACGTTCTTTTTAAAGAAGCTTTCGAAAAAGAAAGAAAAAAGAATGTGGACTTCGGCGATAAATTCCTGCAAACCCGCATCGGCAAACGTCTGATGATCGCGGATAAATTACTTTCCGAGCGGGAAGAATTGACTCCTCAGATTTTTTATGCGCTTCTTTTTTCGGACATTGTTCAGGACGCCGTATCTAAAAAAGGGGGGCATCTAGTCGCCTCACTGAAGACCGCCCTCGAACCAATTTTCCAACGATTGGGCACGCCGAAAAAGGATAAAGAAAGGCTAATTAAAGTCTTTGCATCTCAGGAAAGATTTTATCATACTGAGGACGAAAAAGCCTCTCAAAACAACTTCTTCCGGAAAAAGGATTTCTTTTACGACGCGTTCTACGTTTTTAAAATCAATGCGATTGCGGATAATAACGATAAGGCACTGCAATGCGCCTTCTTTTGGGAGATCTCTGTTCGAAAACGCCCCGTTCCTCCTTCCGGTAAAAGAGAAGGGCGCCCTTCCAGAAGTAATCACAGGAGAGAAGGCGCGAATTTTAAGGGAAGAGGTGGAAGACCGGATCGCGATAGGAATCGCAGGTCTGCCGTCGATGCGGAGGAAGAAAATTCGGACCAGCCAGTCGATAGACCGGGTCGCGGAAATTCTTCCGATTCCGATTTTGACGAAGAATAA
- the recJ gene encoding single-stranded-DNA-specific exonuclease RecJ codes for MPHHGLSLSELSPSTVPGLSVLQSHVFRIRFRQGQPGLSPLSYRFEDLPSPFLLPDLESSLELIRRFVKENKTILLFGDRDSDGVSSTSLLGSFLRKVHFGNLIIKTSSNEDYGLCAPAMKFIRDAKPDLLITLDFGTSNSSEIDELTKEGIQVIVLDHHEIPARISATGKLISPKRSDSRYPYEKICTSLIAWKLVTGWLYESLQEANQYIWIQDTETLFEGSLVHKGVRLFQGDRASAEKIYPTPFVDWQERVNEEYPERSVFFSQISRYPGILNEILMNLDLAAVGTITDMMPLTGENRIIVQRGCETLQKIRAGEYSHRPGLNQLMKQLELSKKKITSKDLGWSIGPALNAAGRMHKTETALKLLLSESESEAESLSKDLLKLNEERRERTKRNLFRVDGFLKRKKERTERPVIFCYEPDFEPGVSGIVATRLVEQYRRPVIFIAPDHGHAKGSIRAYGSENVLNLLKKAEPIFQQFGGHKEAGGFSLPIEKIPELAEILFKEAEIWLKEEKNLSMQTVEESIVSLYPAELKDSIHKELGIFEPFGQGNPTPILSIKEARILSYRPLSDGKHARFKLLSASDSIHCIIWNRAGEFSEVLRDKGSLDLWGYLEENTFRGKTTLQFVITAFS; via the coding sequence ATGCCCCACCATGGTCTTTCACTTTCAGAACTTTCTCCTTCGACTGTCCCTGGTCTAAGTGTCCTCCAGTCCCATGTATTTCGAATTCGTTTTCGACAGGGCCAGCCCGGTCTATCGCCTTTAAGTTACCGTTTCGAAGATCTCCCCTCCCCGTTTTTATTACCTGATTTAGAAAGCTCTTTAGAACTTATCAGACGGTTTGTAAAAGAGAATAAGACAATCCTCTTATTTGGAGATCGCGACAGCGATGGAGTAAGTTCAACGAGTTTGCTCGGTTCCTTTTTAAGAAAAGTTCATTTTGGAAATCTCATTATTAAGACTTCCAGCAACGAAGACTATGGGCTCTGTGCTCCGGCGATGAAGTTTATTAGAGATGCCAAGCCCGATCTTCTGATTACTTTGGATTTCGGAACCAGCAACAGTTCTGAAATTGATGAACTCACAAAAGAAGGGATTCAGGTCATCGTTCTAGATCATCATGAAATTCCAGCTAGAATCTCCGCAACAGGCAAATTGATATCTCCTAAGCGTAGTGATTCCAGATATCCGTACGAAAAAATCTGTACATCTTTAATCGCCTGGAAATTGGTTACCGGCTGGCTCTATGAGTCTCTACAGGAAGCGAACCAGTATATATGGATCCAAGATACCGAAACTTTATTCGAGGGATCTCTAGTTCATAAAGGAGTGCGCCTATTTCAAGGCGACCGAGCTTCTGCGGAAAAAATATACCCGACTCCGTTTGTCGATTGGCAAGAACGCGTAAATGAAGAATATCCGGAACGAAGCGTATTCTTTTCTCAAATTTCAAGATACCCAGGAATCTTGAACGAAATCTTAATGAATTTGGATTTGGCTGCAGTCGGGACGATCACCGACATGATGCCTTTGACGGGAGAGAATCGTATCATTGTCCAGCGCGGCTGCGAAACACTGCAGAAAATACGTGCTGGCGAATACTCCCACAGACCTGGTCTAAATCAATTGATGAAGCAACTCGAATTGAGTAAAAAGAAGATTACTTCCAAAGACCTTGGTTGGAGCATCGGGCCCGCGTTAAATGCCGCGGGAAGAATGCATAAGACGGAAACAGCTTTGAAACTTTTACTAAGCGAATCGGAATCCGAGGCTGAATCTCTGTCCAAGGATTTATTAAAACTGAACGAAGAAAGAAGGGAAAGAACTAAGCGTAATTTATTTCGAGTCGACGGTTTTTTAAAAAGAAAGAAGGAAAGAACCGAGCGCCCGGTAATTTTCTGTTACGAACCGGATTTCGAACCAGGTGTATCCGGAATTGTTGCGACTCGTTTAGTCGAACAGTATCGACGTCCAGTAATCTTTATCGCTCCTGATCACGGTCACGCAAAGGGAAGCATCCGAGCTTACGGATCGGAAAACGTTCTCAATTTATTAAAGAAGGCTGAGCCTATTTTTCAGCAATTCGGCGGCCATAAGGAAGCTGGCGGCTTTTCCTTACCTATCGAAAAAATTCCGGAGCTTGCGGAAATTTTATTCAAGGAAGCGGAAATTTGGCTGAAAGAAGAGAAAAATCTTTCTATGCAAACCGTGGAAGAAAGTATCGTCAGTCTCTATCCTGCGGAATTAAAAGATTCCATCCATAAGGAGTTGGGAATATTTGAACCCTTTGGCCAAGGCAACCCGACCCCTATTCTCTCCATAAAAGAAGCAAGAATCCTATCTTATCGCCCTCTCTCTGACGGAAAACATGCAAGATTTAAGCTGCTGTCTGCCTCCGACTCGATTCATTGCATTATCTGGAATCGAGCTGGTGAATTCTCCGAAGTTCTTCGGGATAAAGGAAGCCTAGATCTATGGGGATATCTGGAAGAAAACACGTTTCGCGGCAAGACAACATTACAATTTGTAATAACCGCTTTCTCTTAA
- a CDS encoding bactofilin family protein, producing MNEESIDTVIGDDIQFRGKLRFNNALKIKGLFKGTIETSGTLIVGETGQVEADVETGTLEVEGDLKGNINAVQKISVRKTGKVVGDVRTPDLEIESGAKFSGNCIM from the coding sequence ATGAACGAAGAATCTATCGATACAGTGATCGGCGACGATATCCAATTTAGGGGTAAGCTTCGCTTCAATAATGCCTTAAAAATTAAAGGATTGTTCAAAGGTACGATAGAAACGTCCGGCACATTGATCGTCGGAGAAACTGGACAAGTTGAAGCCGACGTTGAAACTGGAACCTTGGAAGTAGAAGGTGACCTAAAAGGTAATATCAACGCAGTTCAAAAAATCTCCGTGCGTAAAACCGGAAAAGTAGTCGGGGATGTTCGGACTCCCGATTTAGAAATTGAATCAGGAGCAAAATTCAGCGGAAATTGTATCATGTAA
- a CDS encoding iron-containing alcohol dehydrogenase: MPILPDWINFSFPTKVHFEADCGFKMGNFVKNVGTRAVILSTQNELENMDEFSIIKTSLEKHIDGVILYDNIEKEPTLKELDTAAYFARISNANCIIGYGSYESLNTAKLVSLLTTNDSFAEDIFIAKRVPKLKRPVPLVLIPTHPIMGLECAPIATIYTDEDRTVRYFTHEYLFPELVIADAKIGAFMTSADVAKVGVGILAAAVDSILSKYSNELTNSSALRAIEIIYKNLVPAIRDPKNLQYRNGIFGASLLVGMSHSSSSLGLCYALSLAASNLTNLDIFQAMSILLPHVMEYNLTSSAGKYVLIAKALDEDISNISVIEAAIKAVEGIRKIYIELKIPQRLSEYEVRKIDLPGIASLASSFPFLDCLPRELPKNEIETILVAAF; encoded by the coding sequence GTGCCGATACTCCCCGACTGGATCAATTTTAGTTTTCCCACCAAAGTCCATTTTGAGGCCGATTGCGGTTTCAAAATGGGTAATTTTGTAAAGAATGTAGGCACGAGAGCCGTCATACTTTCCACCCAGAACGAGTTGGAAAACATGGACGAATTTTCCATTATTAAGACCTCCTTGGAAAAGCACATAGATGGCGTAATTCTCTACGACAATATCGAAAAAGAACCTACATTAAAAGAACTGGATACGGCGGCCTACTTTGCAAGAATATCGAACGCGAATTGCATTATCGGTTACGGTTCATACGAAAGTTTAAATACCGCTAAATTAGTTTCCCTACTTACAACGAACGATTCTTTCGCCGAAGATATCTTCATAGCGAAAAGAGTCCCGAAATTAAAAAGACCGGTTCCTTTGGTTTTGATACCCACTCATCCGATCATGGGACTGGAGTGTGCACCTATCGCTACCATCTACACTGACGAAGACAGGACGGTCCGCTATTTTACTCACGAATATCTTTTTCCGGAACTTGTAATCGCGGACGCTAAAATCGGAGCTTTCATGACTTCGGCCGACGTCGCAAAAGTCGGAGTGGGAATTTTAGCCGCCGCCGTGGATAGTATCCTATCCAAATATTCGAACGAACTTACGAATTCTTCCGCACTAAGGGCGATCGAAATTATTTATAAAAATTTAGTACCTGCAATTCGAGACCCGAAAAATTTACAATATCGTAATGGGATTTTCGGGGCAAGCTTACTAGTTGGAATGTCCCATTCATCGAGTTCGCTTGGCCTTTGTTACGCTTTATCCTTGGCAGCTTCGAATTTAACGAACCTGGATATTTTTCAAGCGATGTCGATTCTTCTTCCTCACGTTATGGAATATAATTTGACCTCTTCTGCCGGAAAATACGTTTTGATCGCAAAGGCTTTAGACGAAGATATTTCCAATATATCAGTAATCGAAGCCGCGATTAAAGCTGTGGAAGGAATCAGGAAGATTTATATAGAATTGAAGATTCCGCAAAGACTCTCAGAATACGAAGTAAGAAAAATCGATCTTCCCGGAATTGCTAGCTTGGCGTCCTCGTTTCCCTTTTTAGACTGCCTACCACGCGAATTGCCAAAAAACGAAATTGAAACGATTTTAGTCGCCGCCTTTTAA